ACGAGCGCGGCGTATCGGTCGCGAAGAACGGGCCGCTGCGCGGCGCATCGGGCGTGCTGCCGTCGAGCAGACCGCGTGCCGCGTGGGCGTCGAGCGTCGGCAGTTGCGCCGTGTGTTCGCCCAGCGAGCGCATCATCAAGCTCCAGCCCGGCGCGATCAAACCGCCGACAAAGCAGCCGTCCGCGCGCAATGCTTCGAGCGTGGTCGCCGTGCCGAACGTCGCAATCAGCAGATGTTCGCCGGGAAACGCCGCGTGCGCGCCGATCATGCCGGCCCAGCGGTCGCTGCCGAGCGCATGCGGCGTGGTGTAGCTGTTGGTCACGCCGCATTGCTGCGTGGAGGCACGGATCGTCGTGAGCGGCAGGTGCGGCCAGCGCGCGTCGAGCAATGCGGCAATCCGCGCCGCGACATTTTCACCCGCGACATTCGACAACCATGCGCCGCCGGGCGTCGGCAAATCCGACCAGTCCGGCTGATCCGCGCCGCCGTGCGTCAGCGCGCCGGCCGCGATCTGCGAACCGTCCGCCTGCACCAGCGCCCACTTGATACGGCTATTGCCCGCGTCGATCAGCAAATCAGGCGCGCCGCTCGTCATGCGGCACCGTCGGCCAGACGCAGCGAGACGTCGCCGGTCGCGACGGTCTCGCGGCCGGTTGCGGTATCGAGCAGCAACTGGCCGCGCTCGTCGACGCCCGCCGCCACGCCGCGCATCTGTTCCTGGCCTTGCTCCAGCAACACCACTTCGCGGCCTGCGTAGGCGTGCACCGCGTTCCAGCGCGCCTGGAACGGCGCGAAACCTTCAGCGCCGAAGCGCTGCAAGGCCGGTTCGAGCGCGTTCAGCTCGGCGGCGAGCGTGTCGGTGAGGTTGGCGTTGGGCAGCGCGCGCTGCAAGGCGGTCGGCGCGGTGCCGCGCGCCTGCGGCGGCACGCCCGCGTTCAGCGCGCCGACTTTGGCCGCGAGTTCGTCCGCGCCCTTCACGTTGGTGCCGATGCCGATCACCACCGCGCTGGCGTCGTCGGTACTCCACGCGGTTTCGATCAGGATGCCGGCCAGCTTGTCGCCTTCGAGCAGAACGTCGTTCGGCCACTTCAGCGCGATCTGGCCGGGGCCGGCGACCGGCAGCGAGCGCAGCCCGTCGACCAATGCGACGCCCACCGCGAGACTCAGGCCCGCGAGGCCTTCAAGCGGACGCGGCAGCACGCACGCCACCGAAAACAGCAGCGCATTGCCCGGCTCCGCATACCACGGACGGCCACGGCGGCCGCGCCCGGCGGTTTGCAGATACGCGACCCGGACGATCGGCCGCGGCAGCGCGCCGGCCTTGCGCGGCAGCGCTTTGACGCGTGCCATCAGGTCGGCGTTGGTCGAGCCGGTTTCCTCGACGATTTCGATCGGCCAGTCGTGCGCGTGCGGGCCGAACAGGGCGACGGCGCGCTCGCGGTCGATGCGCCAATCGGCTTGAGAGGGAGTCTTGGAAGCGTTCATGGTTCATATTGTAGCGACAGCGAACCCGTTGAGCCCGCGCGCACGGTTCCCGCGCCGCGCCTTCGTTACAATGGCCGCTAATCCGATAACCAGATTCAACGATCCTTGAACTACGAAACTCCGCCCGGCCTCGACGTCGCGGCAGGCAGCCAAGGCAAGATCGTCCGGCTCTCGGGCCAGTGGACGGCGCTCGCGCTCGCGCGCGACAAGGCCACGGGGCACGTGATCCCTCTGTTGCGGTCGCTGGTCGGCGCCGAAGGCATCGGTCAATGGGACCTGTCGCGTATCGACCGGATGGACCACGTCGGCGGCCAGGCGCTGTGGCGCGTGTGGGGCCACAAGATGCCCCCCGACACCACGCTCACCGACACGCAACGCGACATTTTCGAGCGCATCGCCTTGCTCGACACCGTGCGTGAAACGGCCGAGCCGGTGATCAAGTTCGATCCGCTCACGCGGCTGGGGCTCGCGATCTTCTCGTTCTTCGAGCATCTGTATGGCGGCGTGGCGATGCTCGGACGCGTCGTGCTCGACCTGTTGGCGATCGCGCGCAAACCGAAAATCACGCCGTGGACCGAGATCTCCGCGAACATCTATAACGCCGGCACTAAGGCCATGCCGATCACCGCGCTGGTCGCGTTCCTGATCGGCATCGTGCTCAGTTATCTGTCCGCGCAGCAACTGCGGCTTTTTGGCGCAAACCAGTACATCGTCAATATCCTGGGGCTTTCGGTGATCCGCGAACTCGGGCCGGTGCTCGCCGCGATTCTGGTGGCAGGCCGCTCGGGTTCGGCGATCACCGCGCAGATCGGCGTGATGCGCGTGACAGAGGAACTCGACGCCATGCGCGTGATGGGCATCCCGCACGGCCTGCGGCTGATCCTCCCGCGCGTGGTCGCGCTCGGCGTGGCGATGCCGCTGCTCGTCATGTGGACCAACATCATCGCGCTGACGGGCGGGGCGCTCGCCGCGAAGATCGCGCTCGGCATCGACATGAACTATTTCGCGCGGGCGCTGCCGAGCGTGGTACCGGTCGCGAATCTGTGGATCGGCTTGGGCAAGGGCGTCGCATTCGGCATGCTGATCGCGATCGTCGGCTGTCATTTCGGTTTCCGTATCAAGGCCAATTCGCAGAGTCTCGGCGAAGGCACGACGACCTCGGTGGTGACCTCGATTACCATCGTGATTCTCGCGGACGCTGTGTTCGCGATCCTCTTTCAGAACGTGGGGCTCGGATGATCGCGCCACTCACTCAGGCCGTGCGCGGCCAGCCGATGCCCTCGATCGCCGAGCCGGTGATCGAGGTGATCGACGTGACCAAGCGCTACGGCCGCAACATCGTGCACCAGCATCTGAATCTGGACGTGCGGCGCGGCGAGATCGTGTCGATCGTCGGCGGCTCGGGTTCCGGCAAGACCACGCTGGTGCGGCAGATTCTCGGTTTGGAGCGTCCATCGTCGGGCACCATCAAGTTGTTCGGCGAGAACCTCGCGACCATTTTGCCCGACACCGCGCTGCTGATGCGCAGCCGCTCCGGCATGCTGTTTCAGCGCGGCGCGCTGTTCTCGTCGCTGTCGGTGTTCGACAACATCGCGCAGCCGGTACGCGAGCTCGGCAAGGTGCCCGAAGATCTGTTGCGCGACATCGTGATGCTCAAGCTCGAGATGGTCGGCCTGCCGTGCAAGCATGCGTCGAAAATGCCGTCGGCGCTGTCGGGCGGCATGATCAAACGCGTGGGCATTGCGCGGGCCATCGCGCTCGAACCCGAACTGCTGTTCCTCGACGAACCAACCGCCGGGCTCGATCCGCAGTCGTCCGATGAATTCGTCGAGCTGATCTCCGCGCTGCATCGCGCGCTCGGCCTGACGGTGGTGATGGTCACGCACGATCTCGACACGATGATCGCGCTGTCCACCCGCGTCGCCGTGCTGGCGGATCGCAAGGTGCTGGTCGCCGCGCCGGTGGAAGAGGCCGCGGGCGTCGATCATCCTTTCATCCGCGAATATTTCCTCGGCCTGCGCGGGCGCCGCGCGTTGCAGGCGCTGCCGCCGGAGCGCCGCGCGAGGCTGCCGCGGGCGGCGCTTGAGCCGGCATCGTCCGAATTGCCGCTGTGAACCAGGGAACCTGACAATGGAAAACAAATCACATGCCTTCTGGGCCGGGCTCTTCACGATCGTTTTGCTGGCTGCAGTCGCACTGGCGGCTTTTTTGTTCAATGTCGACCGTTCCGTGCGGGTGCCGTACGATCTGATTGCGCGCACCAACGTGACGGGCCTGTTTACCGACGCTGCGGTGCGTTATCGCGGGCTCGACGTCGGCAAGGTGCAGTCGATCAAATTCGATCCGGCGCATCCGGGGCAGATTCTGATCCGTATCCTCGTGGATACGCACGCGCCGATTACCCATTCGACGTTCGGCAGCCTCGGTTTCCAGGGCGTGACGGGCATCGCCTTCATCCAGCTGGATGACAATGGGCGCGACACGTCGCCGCTGCCTTCGTCGGCCAAACAGGTGGCGCAGTTGCCAATGCGCCCCGGCTTGCTCGATCAACTGCAGCAACGCGGCGAGGTGCTGCTGCGCAAACTCGAAAAAGTCGCGGACGACGTCGACAATCTGCTCTCGCCGGAAATGGCCGAGCAGTTGCAAGGCACGGCCGCGAGTTTGCAGAAAGCCGCCGACGGCGTCGCCACGCTGACGCAGAAAATGGCGCCG
The nucleotide sequence above comes from Paraburkholderia aromaticivorans. Encoded proteins:
- a CDS encoding MlaE family ABC transporter permease; translation: MNYETPPGLDVAAGSQGKIVRLSGQWTALALARDKATGHVIPLLRSLVGAEGIGQWDLSRIDRMDHVGGQALWRVWGHKMPPDTTLTDTQRDIFERIALLDTVRETAEPVIKFDPLTRLGLAIFSFFEHLYGGVAMLGRVVLDLLAIARKPKITPWTEISANIYNAGTKAMPITALVAFLIGIVLSYLSAQQLRLFGANQYIVNILGLSVIRELGPVLAAILVAGRSGSAITAQIGVMRVTEELDAMRVMGIPHGLRLILPRVVALGVAMPLLVMWTNIIALTGGALAAKIALGIDMNYFARALPSVVPVANLWIGLGKGVAFGMLIAIVGCHFGFRIKANSQSLGEGTTTSVVTSITIVILADAVFAILFQNVGLG
- a CDS encoding ABC transporter ATP-binding protein, whose protein sequence is MIAPLTQAVRGQPMPSIAEPVIEVIDVTKRYGRNIVHQHLNLDVRRGEIVSIVGGSGSGKTTLVRQILGLERPSSGTIKLFGENLATILPDTALLMRSRSGMLFQRGALFSSLSVFDNIAQPVRELGKVPEDLLRDIVMLKLEMVGLPCKHASKMPSALSGGMIKRVGIARAIALEPELLFLDEPTAGLDPQSSDEFVELISALHRALGLTVVMVTHDLDTMIALSTRVAVLADRKVLVAAPVEEAAGVDHPFIREYFLGLRGRRALQALPPERRARLPRAALEPASSELPL
- a CDS encoding type III pantothenate kinase, giving the protein MTSGAPDLLIDAGNSRIKWALVQADGSQIAAGALTHGGADQPDWSDLPTPGGAWLSNVAGENVAARIAALLDARWPHLPLTTIRASTQQCGVTNSYTTPHALGSDRWAGMIGAHAAFPGEHLLIATFGTATTLEALRADGCFVGGLIAPGWSLMMRSLGEHTAQLPTLDAHAARGLLDGSTPDAPRSGPFFATDTPRSLSAGCTLAQAGLIERMWRDLQDEWQVPVRLVVSGGAVDEVASALKVPHTRHDSLVLSGLALIAAERAMERGN
- a CDS encoding MlaD family protein, encoding MENKSHAFWAGLFTIVLLAAVALAAFLFNVDRSVRVPYDLIARTNVTGLFTDAAVRYRGLDVGKVQSIKFDPAHPGQILIRILVDTHAPITHSTFGSLGFQGVTGIAFIQLDDNGRDTSPLPSSAKQVAQLPMRPGLLDQLQQRGEVLLRKLEKVADDVDNLLSPEMAEQLQGTAASLQKAADGVATLTQKMAPAAGMLPGTINQLDRTLASTNQLITGLNRPNGPFETNLNKVGTAAQQAGDALVSINGAVQELSARVGYDTLPRVNSLAEDVRSAARSVDRAADTFSTSPRSVLFGAPGAAPGPGEAGFKWPAAHAAQ
- a CDS encoding biotin--[acetyl-CoA-carboxylase] ligase is translated as MNASKTPSQADWRIDRERAVALFGPHAHDWPIEIVEETGSTNADLMARVKALPRKAGALPRPIVRVAYLQTAGRGRRGRPWYAEPGNALLFSVACVLPRPLEGLAGLSLAVGVALVDGLRSLPVAGPGQIALKWPNDVLLEGDKLAGILIETAWSTDDASAVVIGIGTNVKGADELAAKVGALNAGVPPQARGTAPTALQRALPNANLTDTLAAELNALEPALQRFGAEGFAPFQARWNAVHAYAGREVVLLEQGQEQMRGVAAGVDERGQLLLDTATGRETVATGDVSLRLADGAA